In a single window of the Orbaceae bacterium lpD04 genome:
- a CDS encoding class III extradiol ring-cleavage dioxygenase, with translation MSQKLPVLFITHGSPMLAIEPGKTGPLLMDLGKQLKKRPINAILVISAHFITQGKTMLTAAKNLPTIHDFSGFPSELYQLEYNAKGAPDIAMQIQRELSYNNIHVELDPKRGLDHGAWIPLQYLFPDADVPVIQLSMAWPMDVTQAINFGKCLKILRNRGILIITSGSMTHNLYDVGYDDEKPLHYIKPFIDWVENTLKNHDIDAMKNYRELAPYAKKAHPTEEHFLPLIIALASSDKDELITELDGGVTYQALAMDNYIFGQYS, from the coding sequence ATGTCACAAAAATTACCAGTATTATTTATTACTCATGGTTCACCCATGTTAGCAATTGAACCCGGTAAAACAGGGCCACTATTGATGGATCTTGGTAAGCAATTAAAAAAACGACCAATTAACGCTATTTTGGTTATCTCTGCACATTTTATAACGCAGGGTAAAACAATGCTTACAGCAGCGAAAAACTTGCCTACTATTCATGATTTTAGTGGATTTCCAAGCGAGCTTTATCAGCTAGAGTATAACGCTAAAGGTGCACCTGATATTGCAATGCAAATACAGCGTGAATTAAGTTATAACAATATTCATGTAGAGTTAGATCCAAAACGCGGGCTTGATCATGGTGCATGGATCCCTTTGCAGTATCTATTTCCGGATGCCGATGTGCCTGTTATTCAACTATCAATGGCTTGGCCAATGGATGTTACGCAGGCAATAAATTTTGGTAAGTGCTTGAAAATTTTACGCAATCGCGGTATTTTGATTATCACATCGGGTAGCATGACTCATAACTTATACGATGTCGGTTATGATGACGAGAAACCATTACATTATATAAAACCATTTATTGATTGGGTTGAAAATACGCTAAAAAATCATGATATCGATGCGATGAAAAATTATCGAGAACTCGCGCCTTATGCTAAAAAGGCCCACCCTACAGAGGAGCATTTTTTACCGCTAATTATTGCGCTAGCAAGTAGTGATAAAGATGAGTTAATTACCGAGCTAGATGGTGGCGTTACCTATCAAGCGCTAGCTATGGACAATTATATTTTTGGACAATATTCATAA
- a CDS encoding LysR family transcriptional regulator, whose product MDKSNKLLEMTIFITIVDEGSFSAAADKLHLSKQAVSRYLNALEERLQVRLLQRTTRTISLTYEGQNFYLQAKNIIDSIDEAEAIIHAKKIDPVGRLRVNVPVSFGVLNLAPLWQKFINKYPNIELDITLSDRVVNILEEGYDLAIRIGMLESSSLIARKLTSTRIIAAASPQYLMQHGTPSHPNELKQHNIILYSHWAKDERWEFWQGKTMHQVQVKAKIYCNNGDTCRIIMLDHGGISLQPDFIIGDDLKQGRLAQVLPQYQVADYNIYAVYPSRKLLPLRTECLIDFLLEQLN is encoded by the coding sequence GTGGATAAATCAAATAAACTATTAGAAATGACGATTTTTATTACGATTGTTGATGAAGGCAGCTTTAGTGCGGCAGCGGATAAATTACATTTATCAAAACAAGCAGTATCACGCTACCTAAATGCACTAGAAGAGCGTTTGCAAGTTAGATTATTACAGCGCACAACCCGAACGATTTCTTTAACTTATGAAGGGCAAAACTTTTACTTACAAGCTAAAAATATTATTGATTCTATTGATGAGGCTGAAGCAATTATTCACGCCAAAAAAATTGACCCTGTAGGCAGATTACGAGTGAATGTGCCAGTAAGTTTTGGGGTGTTAAACTTAGCACCACTGTGGCAAAAATTTATCAATAAATACCCCAACATTGAATTAGATATCACGCTATCTGATCGAGTAGTTAATATACTTGAAGAGGGCTATGATCTAGCGATACGCATCGGTATGCTTGAAAGTTCATCATTGATTGCTCGTAAATTGACATCAACGCGAATTATTGCTGCTGCCTCGCCACAATATCTAATGCAGCATGGTACACCAAGCCATCCTAATGAATTAAAACAGCACAATATTATTCTTTATAGTCACTGGGCTAAAGATGAGCGATGGGAGTTTTGGCAAGGTAAAACAATGCACCAAGTGCAGGTAAAAGCTAAGATATACTGTAATAATGGCGATACATGTCGAATAATAATGTTAGATCATGGCGGCATATCATTACAGCCCGATTTTATTATTGGTGATGATTTAAAGCAAGGTAGGTTAGCTCAAGTATTACCGCAATATCAGGTTGCTGATTATAATATTTATGCTGTTTATCCTAGTCGAAAATTACTTCCACTGCGAACGGAATGCCTAATTGATTTTTTATTAGAACAATTAAATTAG
- a CDS encoding iron-containing alcohol dehydrogenase family protein, translating to MLKIQTPKNYLQEPDILTKINSYVAEFGDKVYIVAGEKAWAQTQTIIEKSLTDANIQYQVDFYYGRCNAEKLQILAKKAVEFGANVVIGVGGGSIMDASKAISEYANQLPVIQVPTIAATCAAWSPFSVFYNLQGGHDKSFALTRFPEWILVDSNVLIKAPVRFLKSGITDAIAKWYEFSPYLKTSNDVNLLLQLQVAKLTLDILVENSDKAIKDNIDGKVSEAFSHTVDAAIALAGLANSVRDSSQRSGMAHSIHDSLTHVPQLASWVHGEKVGYGLAVQTILEYPNPSDRLPLLKWLARLDIPLTPAQLSTEITDEMLIEIADRVKVKPNAYKLLPFDVSPESIRKAMLESKSLAELVKNSA from the coding sequence ATGTTAAAGATTCAAACACCTAAAAACTACCTCCAAGAACCTGATATTTTAACTAAAATTAATTCATATGTTGCTGAGTTTGGCGATAAAGTCTACATCGTTGCAGGTGAAAAGGCTTGGGCGCAAACTCAAACTATCATTGAAAAAAGCCTTACCGATGCCAACATTCAATATCAAGTTGATTTTTATTACGGGCGATGTAATGCAGAAAAATTACAAATATTAGCTAAAAAAGCCGTTGAATTTGGTGCAAATGTGGTTATTGGCGTTGGCGGCGGTTCAATTATGGATGCCTCTAAAGCAATTAGCGAATATGCAAATCAATTACCGGTTATACAAGTGCCAACAATTGCCGCAACTTGCGCTGCATGGTCTCCATTTAGTGTCTTTTATAACTTACAAGGTGGGCATGATAAAAGCTTTGCGCTTACTCGCTTTCCTGAATGGATTTTAGTTGATAGCAATGTATTAATTAAAGCACCGGTTCGCTTCTTAAAATCAGGTATTACTGATGCTATCGCTAAATGGTATGAGTTTTCGCCTTATTTAAAAACGAGTAATGATGTTAATTTATTATTACAGCTACAAGTTGCAAAATTGACTTTAGATATTTTAGTCGAAAATAGCGATAAGGCAATTAAAGATAATATAGATGGTAAGGTGAGTGAAGCATTTAGTCATACTGTTGATGCAGCCATTGCACTTGCTGGACTTGCCAATAGTGTTCGTGATAGCTCACAGCGAAGTGGTATGGCTCATTCAATCCATGACAGTTTAACGCATGTACCTCAACTTGCATCGTGGGTTCATGGCGAAAAAGTCGGTTATGGCTTAGCGGTTCAAACTATTTTGGAATACCCAAACCCAAGTGATCGCCTACCTTTATTAAAATGGTTAGCAAGGCTTGATATCCCTTTGACGCCAGCGCAGCTTTCAACAGAAATTACCGATGAAATGTTAATTGAAATTGCTGATAGGGTAAAAGTAAAACCAAATGCTTATAAACTTTTACCGTTTGATGTCAGCCCTGAAAGCATACGAAAAGCAATGTTAGAAAGTAAATCGCTTGCTGAATTGGTTAAAAACAGCGCCTAA
- a CDS encoding DoxX family protein: MTQYRIDLAALMLRIGLGAMYLAHGLTKLLIFTPAGTASYFESLGIPGIIGYLTIIFEIGGGLFLLLGILTQLIALLAVIQMIVISFIHSPNGFSFSNTGGGWEYPAFMALTALALLLLGGGRFSVLRLAKK; this comes from the coding sequence ATGACCCAATATCGTATCGATTTAGCCGCGCTAATGCTTCGTATCGGCTTAGGGGCGATGTATTTAGCCCATGGATTAACTAAATTACTGATCTTTACCCCGGCAGGTACTGCGAGTTATTTTGAATCGCTTGGTATTCCTGGCATTATCGGCTACCTAACAATTATATTTGAAATTGGAGGTGGGCTCTTTTTATTGTTAGGTATATTAACGCAATTAATCGCCTTATTAGCAGTTATTCAGATGATTGTGATTAGCTTTATTCACTCACCAAATGGGTTTTCATTTAGTAATACAGGTGGTGGCTGGGAATACCCTGCTTTCATGGCTTTAACGGCGCTTGCTTTACTGTTATTAGGTGGTGGCCGATTTAGCGTGCTAAGGCTAGCTAAGAAATAA
- the rarD gene encoding EamA family transporter RarD — MSQSKALMLGILAYLIWGLSPIYFKSIASLPASEIIFHRIIWSAFFCAIFILFYKQPQWWKPLFNNPKYLIVLFCTGLMLSANWLLYVWAINNHYMLEASLGYYINPLFSVLLGTIVLKEQMRKMQWFAVGLALIGVLIQIVLIGELPWISLLLALSFASYGIIRKVVPINVLPGMVVETWILVPVALLWLWCNPASMTLTDVFWSSHLIWLCILAGPLTLVPLILFNLAAKHLPYSTIGFLQYTSPTLVFLLAIFYFHESFSLEKLVTFGFIWLALCVFSLDTYLMRRGGKFIAR, encoded by the coding sequence ATGTCCCAATCTAAAGCATTAATGCTTGGTATTCTAGCCTATTTAATATGGGGATTATCGCCCATCTATTTTAAAAGTATTGCAAGTTTACCGGCAAGTGAGATTATTTTTCATCGGATCATTTGGTCAGCCTTTTTTTGCGCTATTTTTATCTTATTTTATAAACAGCCACAATGGTGGAAGCCATTATTTAACAATCCCAAATACTTAATTGTTCTATTTTGCACAGGGCTTATGTTATCGGCTAATTGGCTTTTGTATGTATGGGCTATAAATAATCATTATATGTTAGAGGCTAGCCTTGGCTACTATATCAATCCATTATTTTCGGTTTTACTCGGCACCATTGTGTTAAAAGAGCAAATGCGTAAAATGCAATGGTTTGCTGTTGGTTTAGCGCTAATTGGCGTACTTATTCAAATTGTCCTTATTGGTGAGTTACCATGGATATCATTACTATTAGCACTCTCTTTCGCATCGTATGGCATTATTAGAAAAGTAGTTCCTATAAATGTGTTACCAGGGATGGTAGTTGAAACTTGGATCTTAGTGCCCGTTGCATTATTATGGCTTTGGTGCAATCCAGCCTCAATGACATTAACGGATGTTTTTTGGTCTAGTCATTTAATTTGGCTCTGTATTTTAGCGGGGCCATTAACCCTCGTGCCTCTTATATTATTCAATTTGGCGGCTAAACATCTGCCTTATTCGACGATCGGTTTTTTACAATATACTTCACCAACATTAGTATTTTTATTAGCAATTTTTTATTTTCATGAAAGTTTCAGTTTAGAAAAACTCGTGACTTTTGGTTTTATTTGGTTGGCACTATGTGTGTTTAGTTTAGATACCTATTTAATGAGAAGGGGCG